Proteins encoded by one window of Haematobia irritans isolate KBUSLIRL chromosome 2, ASM5000362v1, whole genome shotgun sequence:
- the LOC142225170 gene encoding uncharacterized protein LOC142225170 — protein sequence MPVDTFARFIRAADAVVKFGTRVSSLKEENLDVYSLRAQVEEAKSLWEKVKERYEECLDDLQEDSDKGKVESADGKYEATYDAYIRIVSSIERKIDGLKAVPRASTPIQQADVADISARSGNVDVSGNSLLLGVDHGAVHSLALPPCDIEVFDGDFQSWPTFRDLFTAVYVKNSRLSDIERLCHLLKKTSGDAREVVRRFPLTDRSFELAWRTLKETYDNLRILVSNQLKLLFDLPVLDTETSSGLKNLQRGINACISAMAVNNVPTNDWDPILIYLCVQRLPKISVTLWEQGISDKSALSSWVDMDRFLTERIQTLTCLRDLKGIDASKKTDGRKLRTHFTNAAPKSSPSRSRNSQYTSHSSRDSVDKMCVLCPRQSHHLRVCPRFRNLSVNDRLTAVKRYRCCFNCLSRRHDVNNCATSRSCEKCQGRHHTLLHRDSYHSTNVATTSSTVSAARPTDSSGLIDPQPSTSSGIVSGTSARQVFHVSQNRSVLLGTAMVNIVHQGMTYPARALIDPASEASFITEKMQKLLRISITSATSSISGVNQSVSITSRGICPLSIGSPIDGSVLVEATALVLPKISGNLPSFQVSRNYMSRLPNLRLADPNLFDSRPVDLLLGADVYPRIILQGVRSGILGSLIAQQTVFGWFVTGLRPSNDCFVKDKFCEENFKNTTYRDSDGRYVVTLPIKPELKGQVLLGHSRTSCLKQFIRGEASLLRKPETKLMYDGVIKEYLDLQHMRPVSSTSPADQTVCYLPHHPVINPDKLTSKLRVVFNASHKTSNGKSLNDILYVGPTLQLELVHLILRWRFFRYVFNCDITQMYRQIRVNSAHTSLQRIVFRDSPQKDVQDYELQTVTFGVNCAPYLAIRTLLQLADDSEDEYPHAAHILRRCMYVDDVLTGYHNVDTAVESRDQLIRVLSSAKFELRKWTSNELAILESLPADHLVDAKLLAFVEASSSKPLGIRWNAQLDLFYFEMKPIERKSRFTKREVLSAIARLFDPVGWLGPVIIVAKIIMQQVWLDKIGWDESLPLQTERQWRKFVETYQDVNHVLIPRWVNYSTDCEVELHVFSDASEKAYAGVVYVRVVTPQGHIFTHLLSCKTKVAPIKSISLPRLELCGAVLASELYKSIARELDIEFRRVYCWTDSTIVRSWLRKTPSTWSTFVANRVCRIQENTGGQNWYHVRSEDNPADLGSRGVSPAELAVSSLWWHGPEWLCSDSSQWDINDFTPLETDVEVRAVRTHASFFTNYEDILERFSSLDRALRVIAYIFRFYHSTHYSHASRNVYHGTTLTATELKAVRLRLAVLSQRAHYPDEYYCLMEKKPLGSRSSLLSLNPFLDEEGVMRLNGRLSRCPTLSYSERHPIIVPYNSRFARLLVKYVHDISIHGGNQLVLRLIRIEYWIPRLTSLIRSTINRCKRCLLDRKKSCTQIMAALPPERTVLTRPFTTTGVDFAGPFEIKSFIGRACKITKGYVCVFVCFSTKAIHLEATSDLSTTTFLAAFHRFISRRGCPKTIFSDNGTNFVGASREMEKDLRCVFKEGRDKVCSAYQFQQLSWQFIPAGAPHMGGLWEAAVKSFKTHFRKHASGFKYTFEEFSTVLSRIEACLNSRPLCPMSESSQELVALTPGHFLVGSPILAPPEQLEEESPLHLVHRFRKMKALSQQFCLRWKEEYLKGLQKRYKWKFSQRDIEVGDLVVIRDEQLPPTSWKLGRVDDVHPGSDGRVRVADVRTTNGVVRRPVVKLVILTE from the exons ATGCCAGTTGATACATTCGCGCGATTCATTAGAGCCGCTGATGCGGTTGTGAAGTTTGGGACACGGGTTAGCTCTTTGAAGGAGGAGAATTTAGATGTTTATTCTCTAAGGGCTCAGGTCGAAGAGGCGAAATCACTCTGGGAGAAAGTGAAAGAGAGGTATGAGGAGTGTTTAGACGATCTTCAGGAAGATTCAGATAAGGGAAAGGTAGAATCTGCTGACGGCAAGTATGAGGCAACTTATGATGCCTATATTCGTATTGTTTCCTCTATCGAAAGGAAAATAGACGGTCTAAAAGCCGTTCCTAGGGCGTCAACTCCTATACAGCAGGCCGATGTGGCGGATATTTCTGCTCGTTCTGGTAATGTGGATGTATCGGGAAATTCTCTTTTGTTAGGTGTTGACCATGGTGCGGTCCATAGTTTGGCTTTACCACCATGCGATATTGAGGTTTTCGATGGTGACTTTCAGTCTTGGCCAACATTTAGGGATTTGTTTACTGctgtttatgtaaaaaattcccGTCTGAGTGATATTGAGCGCTTGTGTCATTTGCTCAAAAAGACTAGTGGCGACGCCCGTGAAGTTGTAAGAAGATTTCCTCTCACTGATAGGAGTTTCGAGTTAGCTTGGAGGACGTTAAAGGAAACTTATGACAACTTGAGAATTTTAGTCAGCAATCAGTTGAAACTACTTTTTGACCTTCCGGTCTTAGACACTGAGACAAGTTCTGGGTTGAAGAACTTGCAGCGTGGTATAAATGCATGTATTTCGGCGATGGCTGTGAATAACGTTCCTACGAACGATTGGGAtccgattttgatatatttgtgtGTGCAACGTCTACCGAAGATTAGTGTTACTTTGTGGGAACAGGGTATAAGTGATAAGTCTGCGTTGTCGTCTTGGGTGGACATGGATCGTTTTCTTACGGAAAGGATTCAGACACTCACGTGTCTCCGCGATTTGAAGGGTATCGATGCTTCGAAGAAAACTGATGGCAGGAAACTGCGAACGCATTTTACGAATGCAGCTCCGAAATCTTCGCCATCTAGGTCGCGTAATTCGCAATACACTTCTCATTCTTCTAGAGATTCCGTCGATAAGATGTGTGTTCTTTGTCCACGACAAAGCCATCATCTTCGTGTTTGTCCGAGATTTAGGAATCTTTCTGTGAATGATCGGTTGACTGCTGTGAAACGGTACCGCTGTTGTTTCAATTGTCTATCTCGTAGACATGACGTTAACAACTGTGCTACATCTCGCAGTTGTGAGAAGTGTCAAGGAAGGCATCATACTTTGCTTCATCGAGATTCTTACCATTCTACGAATGTGGCGACTACGTCCTCGACAGTTTCGGCCGCTCGTCCTACGGATTCTAGCGGTTTGATTGATCCGCAGCCTTCCACTTCGTCTGGAATTGTGTCTGGCACTTCGGCCAGGCAAGTATTTCATGTTTCCCAGAACAGGTCGGTACTATTAGGGACGGCTATGGTGAATATCGTTCATCAGGGTATGACGTACCCAGCTCGGGCTCTTATTGACCCAGCATCGGAAGCCTCCTTTATTACcgaaaaaatgcaaaagttgCTTAGGATTTCGATAACGAGTGCGACGTCTTCGATATCGGGCGTGAATCAATCGGTTTCGATAACTTCTCGCGGTATTTGCCCTCTGAGTATAGGGTCACCCATAGATGGATCGGTCTTGGTAGAGGCGACTGCGTTGGTCCTGCCTAAGATTTCTGGGAATTTACCGTCTTTCCAAGTGAGTCGGAATTATATGTCACGTTTGCCTAATTTACGTTTAGCTGATCCTAATCTGTTCGATAGTCGTCCGGTTGATCTATTGTTGGGGGCAGACGTGTATCCCAGAATTATATTACAGGGGGTTCGgtctggtattttaggatcgTTGATTGCTCAACAGACAGTCTTCGGTTGGTTCGTTACTGGATTACGTCCGTCCAACGATTGTTTTGTAAAAG ataaattttgtgaagaaaattttaagaataccaCTTATAGGGATTCCGATGGAAGATACGTAGTGACTCTTCCGATAAAACCCGAATTAAAGGGACAAGTTTTGCTTGGACATTCGCGGACAAGTTGTTTGAAGCAGTTTATTCGTGGTGAGGCTTCGCTTTTACGAAAGCCTGAAACAAAATTAATGTATGACGGGGTGATTAAAGAATATTTGGACTTGCAACATATGAGACCAGTGTCGTCGACTTCTCCTGCAGATCAAACTGTGTGTTATTTGCCACACCACCCGGTAATCAATCCGGACAAATTGACGTCCAAACTTCGAGTTGTCTTTAATGCTTCGCATAAGACCTCAAATGGTAAAAGTCTGAACGACATTCTTTATGTGGGACCCACATTACAATTGGAATTGGTTCATTTGATTTTGAGGTGGAGATTTTTCAGATATGTTTTTAATTGCGACATCACACAGATGTAccgccaaattagggtaaattcGGCCCATACTTCTCTGCAGCGAATTGTCTTTAGGGACTCCCCACAAAAAGATGTACAAGACTATGAGCTGCAGACCGTGACATTTGGAGTGAATTGTGCTCCCTATTTAGCCATACGGACGTTATTGCAATTGGCCGATGACTCCGAAGATGAATATCCCCACGCGGCACATATTCTACGAAGGTGCATGTACGTGGATGATGTTTTGACAGGGTACCATAACGTGGATACTGCTGTTGAATCTAGGGATCAATTGATTAGGGTATTATCATCGGCAAAGTTCGAACTGAGGAAGTGGACTTCTAATGAGCTAGCCATTTTGGAATCGCTTCCGGCTGACCATTTGGTTGACGCCAAATTACTGGCATTTGTTGAGGCCAGTAGTTCGAAACCGTTGGGTATTAGGTGGAATGCGCAGTTggacttattttattttgagatgAAACCGATTGAGCGAAAATCTCGGTTTACGAAGAGAGAGGTTTTATCGGCTATAGCTAGGCTATTTGACCCTGTTGGCTGGCTGGGGCCAGTTATTATAGTGGCGAAGATAATTATGCAACAGGTTTGGTTGGATAAGATAGGATGGGACGAGTCTCTTCCGTTACAAACTGAGCGACAATGGCGAAAGTTTGTCGAGACCTATCAGGATGTGAATCACGTTCTTATTCCTCGATGGGTCAATTACTCCACAGACTGTGAGgtagaattacatgttttttccgACGCCTCGGAAAAAGCATACGCGGGGGTAGTATATGTTCGTGTGGTTACGCCGCAGGGACATATCTTCACCCATTTGCTATCTTGTAAGACTAAGGTAGCCCCCATCAAATCTATATCTTTGCCACGTTTGGAGCTTTGTGGGGCAGTTTTGGCCTCAGAACTTTACAAGTCTATAGCCAGGGAGTTAGATATTGAATTTCGACGTGTTTATTGTTGGACGGATTCTACGATCGTCCGCTCTTGGCTTCGAAAGACGCCATCTACGTGGTCTACTTTCGTTGCGAATCGCGTATGTAGGATTCAGGAGAATACTGGGGGACAGAATTGGTACCATGTTCGCTCTGAGGACAATCCGGCCGACTTGGGAAGTCGCGGAGTGTCGCCTGCAGAGTTGGCGGTTTCGTCGCTTTGGTGGCATGGACCAGAGTGGCTCTGCTCAGATAGTTCTCAGTGGGATATAAATGATTTCACCCCTCTTGAGACTGACGTTGAGGTACGGGCGGTCAGGACTCACGCATCATTTTTTACGAACTACGAGGACATTTTAGAGAGGTTTTCTTCGTTGGATAGGGCTCTACGAGTCATCGCATACATATTTAGGTTTTATCACAGTACCCATTATTCACATGCTAGTCGAAATGTGTATCACGGCACGACGTTGACGGCAACCGAATTAAAGGCAGTGAGATTACGTCTAGCTGTTCTTTCTCAAAGGGCTCATTATCCAGATGAGTACTATTGTTTGATGGAAAAGAAACCGTTAGGTTCCAGGAGCTCGTTGTTGTCATTGAATCCATTCCTGGATGAGGAGGGGGTTATGAGGTTGAATGGTCGTTTGAGTAGGTGTCCTACCCTGTCGTATAGTGAGCGACATCCAATTATAGTGCCGTATAATAGTAGATTCGCTAGGTTACTAGTGAAATATGTTCACGACATATCTATTCACGGAGGGAACCAGTTGGTTCTACGTCTTATTCGGATTGAGTATTGGATTCCTCGTTTAACATCTTTGATTAGATCGACTATTAACCGGTGTAAACGGTGTCTGTTGGATAGGAAGAAGTCTTGTACGCAGATCATGGCGGCTCTCCCACCGGAGAGAACTGTACTTACCAGACCGTTTACTACGACTGGCGTTGATTTTGCGGGGCCTTTCGAAATTAAGTCATTTATAGGGCGCGCATGTAAGATAACAAAGGGTTATGTTTGCGTTTTTGTATGCTTTTCGACGAAGGCCATACACTTGGAAGCCACATCAGACTTGTCTACGACAACGTTTCTGGCCGCTTTTCACAGATTTATATCTCGACGCGGTTGTCCCAAGACCATTTTTTCGgataatggtacaaattttgtaGGCGCTTCACGCGAAATggaaaaggatttgagatgtgtTTTTAAAGAAGGACGTGATAAGGTGTGTTCCGCATACCAGTTTCAGCAGCTTTCCTGGCAGTTTATCCCTGCCGGGGCGCCACATATGGGTGGTCTCTGGGAAGCTGCTGTCAAAAGCTTCAAGACGCATTTTAGGAAACATGCATCTGGATTCAAATATAcatttgaagagttttcgacTGTTCTTTCGAGAATTGAGGCTTGTTTAAATTCTAGGCCGTTGTGCCCGATGAGTGAAAGTTCTCAAGAGTTGGTGGCACTTACGCCTggccattttttggtaggatcTCCGATCTTGGCGCCTCCTGAACAGTTAGAGGAGGAATCACCACTTCATTTGGTGCATCGATTTAGGAAAATGAAGGCGCTGTCGCAACAGTTCTGCTTACGGTGGAAAGAGGAATATTTGAAAGGCTTACAGAAAAGGTATAAATGGAAATTTTCGCAGCGTGATATCGAAGTAGGGGACTTGGTAGTAATTCGTGATGAACAATTGCCTCCTACATCGTGGAAATTAGGTCGTGTGGATGACGTCCACCCGGGATCTGACGGTCGCGTTAGAGTTGCTGACGTGAGAACGACAAACGGTGTTGTAAGACGGCCGGTGGTAAAATTGGTCATACTGACCGAATAG
- the LOC142226728 gene encoding uncharacterized protein LOC142226728: MESMREIVKTLPDYEDDVPMSDEEREIIESDVAPVLREPLPAIEQVPGVGMTPVVASSQEVVPTQKVVPPSGADTAPAEVSATKAAESSSSPTGTAQRNSDSSPKLHLNNCVLCRRKHNLRSCRRFLKMRLEQRLRTVVLHRVCSNCLGRSHMRSTCNSRERCRECGESHHTLLHSFEQQQRPSAPSSDLSKRKSNSSPSVNSSAYCITNATPIFSPLLVLQPTVTLGPTIVLILVLSGRRIPVRAVLDPCAGYSMICSSLAQSLRLTSAMTAQNAFCPLIVVSRHNAENKLIFSARVTDLSRVVTPSASAPDSIREQFECLQLADPVFYRPSGVGLVLGPDVYARVIKPQMFSSPGFPLAQLTIFGWVISGQCQP; encoded by the coding sequence ATGGAAAGTATGAGGGAAATTGTTAAGACTCTCCCTGACTACGAAGATGACGTCCCGATGTCCGATGAGGAAAGAGAGATTATAGAAAGTGATGTTGCACCGGTTCTTCGCGAGCCGTTACCAGCAATCGAGCAGGTCCCTGGCGTCGGGATGACCCCAGTCGTCGCCTCTTCACAAGAGGTAGTACCGACACAAAAAGTTGTCCCTCCGTCGGGGGCTGATACGGCTCCAGCTGAAGTATCTGCAACTAAGGCAGCAGAATCTTCGTCTTCCCCTACGGGGACTGCCCAAAGAAATTCGGACTCGAGCCCAAAGCTTCATTTAAACAATTGTGTGTTATGCAGGCGGAAGCATAATCTACGGTCGTGCCGCAGGTTCTTGAAAATGCGGTTGGAGCAAAGGCTGCGCACCGTAGTTCTTCATCGGGTGTGCTCCAACTGTCTGGGCAGGTCACACATGCGATCGACCTGCAATAGTCGCGAAAGGTGTCGCGAATGCGGAGAGAGCCACCATACGCTTCTGCACTCCTTCGAGCAACAACAACGTCCTTCCGCTCCATCGTCCGATTTGTCTAAGAGAAAGTCAAATTCAAGTCCGTCCGTTAATTCGTCCGCGTACTGCATTACAAATGCTACCCCCATATTTAGTCCGTTGTTAGTTTTGCAACCAACTGTTACGCTTGGTCCCACTATTGTGTTGATACTCGTCTTGTCCGGTCGTCGAATTCCCGTCCGAGCTGTCCTCGACCCATGTGCGGGGTACAGTATGATATGCAGTAGTCTTGCCCAAAGCTTACGGCTTACTTCGGCAATGACAGCGCAGAACGCCTTTTGTCCGCTGATCGTCGTATCTCGGCACAACGcggaaaataaattgattttttccgcCCGGGTGACAGATTTATCCCGTGTGGTCACCCCATCGGCGTCGGCTCCAGACTCCATACGAGAGCAGTTTGAATGTCTCCAGCTGGCCGATCCAGTGTTTTATCGCCCTTCCGGGGTGGGGTTGGTCCTGGGGCCCGACGTATACGCAAGGGTTATTAAGCCTCAAATGTTTTCGAGTCCGGGATTCCCCTTGGCGCAGCTGACGATATTCGGCTGGGTGATTTCAGGGCAGTGTCAACCATGA